One genomic region from Glaciimonas sp. PAMC28666 encodes:
- the hemA gene encoding glutamyl-tRNA reductase: MHLLAVGLNHTTAPVSLREQVAFPSDQIGQAVTAARAWFSDNNASGVADEVAILSTCNRTELYAASELSGGSIGLNDSRNIDAAIDSTAHFLAHYHNLSYADLRPHLYTLPHDHAARHAFRVASGLDSMVLGEPQILGQMKDAVRHADAVGGLGTYLHQLFQRTFAVAKEVRTTTKIGAHSVSMAAAAVRMSERIFDAISGQNVLFIGAGEMIELCATHFAAQNPKTLTVANRTLERAEMLAHRFSGQALRLADLPDQLGNYDIIVSCTASSLPIIGLGMVERAVKARRHKPMFMLDLAVPRDIESEVGRLDDVFLYTVDDLASVVQTGLESRMAAVSQAEAIIETRVQAFMHWIDTRAVVPVIQDLHESSELMRTLELERARKMLAKGEDVDIVLEALSKGLAAKFLHGPQQALHNAQGDERARLAILLPQLFRSKR; this comes from the coding sequence ATGCACTTGCTAGCCGTCGGACTCAACCACACCACCGCGCCCGTTTCATTGCGCGAACAGGTGGCCTTTCCCTCTGACCAGATCGGTCAGGCGGTAACGGCGGCGCGTGCATGGTTTAGTGACAACAACGCCTCCGGCGTTGCAGACGAGGTGGCTATTTTATCCACGTGTAATCGTACTGAGCTGTATGCCGCAAGCGAGCTTTCCGGTGGTTCCATTGGATTGAACGACTCCCGCAACATTGATGCGGCAATTGATTCTACCGCCCATTTCCTCGCGCATTACCACAACCTTTCGTACGCCGATCTTCGCCCGCATTTGTACACGTTACCGCATGACCACGCGGCACGCCACGCTTTCCGCGTCGCGTCGGGGCTGGATTCGATGGTGCTGGGCGAACCGCAAATTCTCGGCCAGATGAAAGATGCCGTGCGCCATGCAGATGCCGTTGGCGGCCTTGGGACCTATTTACATCAGTTATTCCAGCGCACCTTTGCGGTGGCAAAAGAAGTCCGAACGACGACCAAAATCGGTGCCCATAGCGTCTCAATGGCGGCAGCAGCGGTACGTATGTCGGAGCGCATTTTCGATGCCATCTCTGGCCAAAACGTCCTGTTTATCGGTGCCGGGGAAATGATCGAGTTATGCGCAACGCACTTTGCGGCACAGAATCCAAAAACCCTGACGGTCGCAAACCGTACCCTTGAGCGGGCCGAAATGTTAGCGCACCGTTTTAGCGGGCAAGCGCTACGGCTGGCAGATTTGCCCGATCAACTGGGCAACTACGACATCATCGTTTCTTGTACTGCATCGTCACTTCCAATTATTGGGTTAGGCATGGTTGAGCGCGCGGTCAAGGCGCGTCGCCATAAACCGATGTTTATGCTCGATCTGGCGGTGCCGCGTGACATCGAAAGCGAAGTCGGCCGTCTCGATGACGTGTTTTTATATACCGTGGACGATCTGGCTTCTGTGGTGCAGACCGGCCTTGAAAGTCGCATGGCTGCCGTATCCCAGGCTGAGGCCATTATCGAAACACGCGTGCAAGCTTTTATGCATTGGATCGATACCCGTGCCGTCGTCCCGGTGATTCAGGATTTGCATGAAAGCAGCGAATTAATGCGAACGCTGGAATTGGAACGGGCCCGCAAGATGCTCGCCAAAGGCGAGGATGTTGATATCGTTTTAGAAGCGCTATCTAAAGGTCTCGCGGCCAAGTTCCTGCATGGACCGCAACAGGCGCTGCACAACGCACAAGGCGACGAGCGCGCTCGCCTCGCCATTTTGCTACCGCAACTATTCCGCAGCAAGCGTTAG
- a CDS encoding CHASE2 domain-containing protein produces MVPPNGAFSGDVKRVALRQWLALTVTLLLFTAALGYQNGLVQLDLPLYDQFMRINTRPARDDIIIVAIDDYSISQLGRWPWQRALHAQVLDTIMQAKPKAIGLDVIMTEPELSTTSAAAGKPGLNNDAALSTALQASNKVVLPMVTAMMGSSITSLLPIPGFLKTARTIGHINLELDKDGVARSVFLKEGQNGSWWPHFALALAKIGEQHVTNYHLGLPGGQDSTEQRDNHSLSGIDDNSGEDSNVSENPGKAVHHGEWQRDYQMHIPYAGGTGLFQSIPYVSVLRGEVSKDFFYNKYVLIGATAVGMADAFPTPDSGTSGVMPGIEINANILASLLEHRSIRIAPTLQTTAFSIVPVLIVLFSYLLLTPRFSLMLTVLLMLITVAVSYVTFTHGLWIAPSAALIGMGLAYPLWSWCRLEAAISYLGQEFILLDQEPHLLPEAKPSGNPLYHGEDLLEQRINAMRNAARRVRDLRQFISDNLDSLPHATLITTIDGGIVVVNRVAQDYFASLGITTIYGAKLPPLFAHVASPPPFETAPHHPFNWPDLLSMSYRQVLADGVSVQDRKERDLLIKSAPCYSSSQILSGWIVSIVDISSIRAAERSRDETLRFLSHDMRAPQASILALLELQSDPSSGLPQKEFFARIERASRKTLGLADNFVQLARAESESYRLEEVDFPDVVLDASDEMWTLANNKQIALVTDIADGEFVTSIDRALMARALCNLISNAINYSPAATTIHCGLRHGFDIQGAPSHVICVIRDQGYGIATEDQAKLFQRFQRVAIAGQPKTDGLGLGLVFVKTVIERHFGLLSFSSIVGEGTTFTITLPLISA; encoded by the coding sequence ATGGTCCCACCGAACGGAGCCTTCTCGGGCGATGTTAAACGCGTTGCCTTGCGCCAATGGTTAGCGCTGACCGTCACGTTGTTGTTATTCACGGCAGCGCTCGGCTATCAAAACGGTTTGGTGCAACTTGACCTGCCGCTTTACGACCAGTTCATGCGCATTAACACGCGACCAGCGCGCGACGACATTATTATTGTCGCGATTGACGATTACAGTATTTCCCAGCTAGGTCGCTGGCCATGGCAGCGTGCCCTCCATGCGCAGGTACTGGATACGATCATGCAAGCCAAACCAAAAGCAATCGGTCTCGACGTAATCATGACCGAGCCGGAATTAAGCACAACCTCCGCCGCTGCCGGTAAGCCCGGACTCAACAACGACGCAGCACTATCGACAGCGTTACAGGCCAGCAATAAGGTCGTCCTGCCGATGGTGACGGCAATGATGGGAAGCAGCATCACGAGCTTATTGCCAATACCCGGTTTTCTGAAGACCGCGCGCACCATTGGACATATCAATCTGGAGCTCGATAAGGATGGCGTAGCACGCAGCGTATTTTTAAAAGAAGGCCAGAATGGTAGCTGGTGGCCACACTTCGCACTGGCATTAGCCAAGATTGGCGAACAGCACGTAACGAATTACCACCTGGGGTTACCCGGCGGACAGGACAGTACAGAGCAGCGCGACAATCATTCGTTAAGTGGTATCGACGATAATAGCGGCGAAGATAGCAACGTCAGCGAAAATCCGGGCAAAGCGGTTCATCACGGGGAATGGCAACGCGACTATCAAATGCACATTCCCTACGCCGGTGGTACCGGACTTTTCCAGTCTATTCCGTATGTTTCCGTGCTCAGAGGCGAAGTTTCGAAGGATTTTTTTTACAATAAATATGTTTTAATCGGGGCAACGGCAGTCGGTATGGCGGACGCTTTCCCCACCCCGGATTCGGGAACGTCCGGCGTCATGCCGGGCATTGAAATCAACGCCAATATTTTAGCCAGTTTGTTGGAACATCGATCGATACGCATCGCGCCAACGTTGCAAACAACCGCCTTCAGCATCGTGCCGGTATTGATAGTTCTATTCAGCTACCTGTTACTCACGCCGCGCTTTTCGTTGATGTTGACCGTGCTCCTGATGCTGATCACCGTCGCGGTCAGCTACGTCACATTTACACATGGATTATGGATCGCGCCGAGTGCGGCACTGATTGGAATGGGATTAGCCTATCCTCTCTGGAGTTGGTGTCGTTTGGAAGCCGCGATTTCCTACCTCGGACAGGAGTTCATACTGCTGGATCAGGAACCACATTTGTTGCCGGAAGCAAAACCTTCAGGCAACCCTCTCTATCACGGTGAAGACCTGTTAGAGCAGCGTATCAATGCGATGCGCAACGCGGCACGTCGGGTGCGCGATTTGCGGCAGTTCATTTCTGACAATCTTGATAGTTTGCCGCATGCGACGCTGATCACCACGATCGACGGTGGCATAGTCGTGGTGAATCGGGTGGCCCAGGATTACTTTGCGTCGCTAGGTATTACGACTATCTATGGCGCTAAGCTTCCTCCATTGTTTGCGCATGTTGCATCCCCACCTCCATTCGAAACGGCCCCCCATCATCCTTTTAATTGGCCAGATTTGCTCAGCATGTCCTATCGTCAGGTACTCGCAGACGGCGTTTCGGTTCAAGATCGGAAAGAACGCGATCTATTGATCAAAAGCGCACCGTGTTACTCCTCCAGTCAAATCTTGAGCGGCTGGATCGTCAGTATTGTGGATATTTCAAGCATTCGTGCGGCAGAACGCAGTCGAGATGAGACCTTACGCTTTTTGTCGCATGATATGCGCGCACCCCAAGCGTCCATTTTAGCGTTGTTAGAATTGCAAAGTGATCCATCCTCAGGATTACCGCAAAAGGAATTTTTCGCACGGATTGAGCGCGCTTCACGAAAAACGTTAGGACTGGCAGACAATTTCGTTCAATTGGCGCGGGCTGAATCGGAATCCTACCGACTTGAAGAAGTTGATTTTCCCGATGTTGTGCTTGATGCCAGCGACGAAATGTGGACCTTGGCCAACAATAAGCAAATCGCCTTGGTCACCGACATCGCCGACGGCGAGTTTGTCACAAGCATTGATCGCGCCTTGATGGCGCGCGCGCTATGTAACCTGATCTCTAACGCGATTAATTATAGCCCTGCGGCAACGACCATTCATTGCGGCTTGCGTCATGGCTTCGATATCCAGGGCGCACCCTCTCACGTCATTTGCGTGATCCGCGATCAAGGCTATGGCATTGCAACGGAAGACCAGGCCAAATTATTTCAACGATTTCAGCGCGTCGCGATTGCGGGACAACCGAAAACTGACGGTTTGGGTCTTGGACTGGTATTTGTCAAAACCGTCATCGAACGACATTTCGGATTGTTATCGTTCAGTAGTATTGTCGGGGAAGGCACCACCTTCACCATAACACTGCCATTGATATCGGCCTGA